AGGCTGTATGAATCATGATTTTTTTGTGATTGTACACTGAACTATACAGTATATTTTGATATAATATAAATAAATATTTTTAAAGACAAAGTTATTTTTAGCATATAAAAAGGAGTGGAAATTATGCTTGATGCCATATTAATTGATGATGAATATTATGCTTTGGAAGGTCTTAAAATGGAATTAGAAGATATAGGAGGAGTAAGAGTAATTGCTATGTATGAAGAGGGGCAAAAGGCAATTGAAAATATAAAGAGATTGAGGCCAGATGTAGTTTTTTTAGATATTGATATGCCAGAAATGGACGGACTTGAATTGTTTAGTAAATTATTAGAACTTTCACCTGAAACCGAAATTGTTTTTGTTACGGCATATAATGAATATGCGGTTGAGGCATTTGAACTCAATGCAAAGGATTATATCGTAAAACCTGTACGTAAAGAAAGATTAGAAAAAACTACAAATCGTTTGCAAAAGATGTATACTCCATCTATATCAAATAGGTCAATTTCTATAAATTGCTTTGGACATTTATCTATAAATATTGATGAGAAGGAATTGGACATAGTATGGAGAACAAAAAAAGTAGAAGAGTTATTGGCATATTTAGCATGTGGAGAAGGGAACTTTGTTTTAAAAAATAAGATAGCAGAAGCATTATGGCCAGATTTAGATATGAAGAAGAGCAAATCTAATTTTTACTTGGCATATCATTATCTAAAAAAACAATCGAAAGAATTGGGGTTTGAAATTCCATTAGAATCAGTTAGAGGTAAAATACGATTAAAAATAGAAGAAGTAGATGTGGATATTATAAAGTTTAAAGAAGAAATTAAAAAACTGGAAAAGATTACAGATGAAAATATAGACTGTGCTGAAAAAGTAGTTAAGCGATATAAAGGTATGTTACTAGATGAACATTGTTATGATTGGAGTATAGAACAAGGTCAATATTATGAGATTATATATATTAAGCTTTTAAAAAAAATGGTGAAATATTTTAAAGCAAAAAAAGACATAGATAAAGAGAATTACTATATGAATAAGTTACATAATAAACTTTGATACATAGATAAATTTCTTCAAAAGCAATCCCCATATATCTGTAATTCCTAAATTAAGTAATTGTTGCTAATAGTTTGACTCATATAAATGAATAGAGGTTAGAAAATGGCAAATATAAATTTGAAAAAAGTATTTTTAATTTTAATGATAGTATTAGTAAGCTTTTTAAAAATAAAAGAAATAGAAAAAAAATCTAGTTATTTATATAATGTTGAGTTTGAGTATTATGAGGATACTAGTGGGAATATGGATTTTGAAGAAGTGCGGGAGAAGTTTAAGTTAGACAAAGCAATTACAAATAAAGGGAATCTATTTTCGTTTGGGAAAAGTGCTTCTACATATTGGATACGAATACCTCTAGACAAAATAGACTCTAGTATATATAAAGAATATATTTCCATATATAATCCTACTGTAACAGAAGTAAGATTATATATGCCTGTTTTAAAAGAGAATGTTTCTGAATATAGAGAATTTTCTTCAGGGTGGTATTTTGGAGAAAATAGAGAGGATGAGGATTTTTTTTATCCAGTATTTAAGTTAGATGGAAATATAGATTTTGATAGAGATATTTATATTAAGGTATATTCTGATTTCACACAAAATTATAAAATAACTTTTTTGTCAGAAGATGAATTTAATCAAGCTGAAAAAAATAATCTTATGATCCATGGCATTCTTTTCGGCATTCTTTTAGCAGTAGCTATTCAAAATATTATTATTTATATGGAGCTAAGGGATAGATCTAGTCTTTATTTT
Above is a window of Clostridiisalibacter paucivorans DSM 22131 DNA encoding:
- a CDS encoding response regulator, which encodes MLDAILIDDEYYALEGLKMELEDIGGVRVIAMYEEGQKAIENIKRLRPDVVFLDIDMPEMDGLELFSKLLELSPETEIVFVTAYNEYAVEAFELNAKDYIVKPVRKERLEKTTNRLQKMYTPSISNRSISINCFGHLSINIDEKELDIVWRTKKVEELLAYLACGEGNFVLKNKIAEALWPDLDMKKSKSNFYLAYHYLKKQSKELGFEIPLESVRGKIRLKIEEVDVDIIKFKEEIKKLEKITDENIDCAEKVVKRYKGMLLDEHCYDWSIEQGQYYEIIYIKLLKKMVKYFKAKKDIDKENYYMNKLHNKL